The Aeromonas encheleia genomic sequence ATCAATCCGCCGATGCCCTGACCCAGCTCGAACTGGCCAGCGTGCTCTCCCGTGACAAGCTGGCAACAGCAAGCCGGTACCGGGCAGGCCCGTGTGCTGACCGACCTGGAACGCTTGCTGGCCTCCGAGGTCAAGCAGCTGGAGCGCCAGCTGGTGGCCCTGGCCAAGACTATGCCGAGGCGCACCCAGACCATCGCGCTGCCACCATTGGCAGACACGGGCTTCATCCTGCCGGGGGCGCTGTTCGCGGTGGAGTGGTGGTAGTGCGAGGGGGGGGCCATTAGCCAGAAGGCATTTTACCGGGCCGGTGCTATCACTGGGCCTGCTGTTGATTCACCGGCCTTTTACCCCTCTTTAAACGGCTTTCGCACTGGGTAGTTTCCAGGTCTCTGAGGTTGATACACCCGATTGGGTTGAGGGTGTTGTCTTGCACCAACGGATTTTTCATTTTTCGCGGCGGGCGACGGCACTTTGCCGGTTTTCCAGGCAGTTCAACACATCAGAGCACCATAACGGGCCACAATGAGGTATCTTATGCCCCGATTTCATTCATTTAACGGTGTCGAGACCCCCTATGATCATCAAACCCAAGGTTCGCGGCTTTATCTGTACCACCACTCACCCGGTCGGTTGTGAAGCCAATGTTCGTCGCCAGATTGCTTACACCCAGGCCAAGGGCACCATCGAGAATGGTCCCAAGAAGGTACTGGTGATCGGCGCCTCCACCGGTTACGGCCTGGCCTCGCGCATTGCCACTGCCTTCGGCTCCGGCGCCGCCACCATTGGCGTCTTCTTCGAAAAGCCGAGCTCCGAGACCAAGACAGGCTCCGCCGGCTGGTACAACTCCGCCGCCTTCGACAAGGCGGCCAAAGAGGCCGGCCTGTACGCCAAGAGCATCAACGGCGATGCCTTCTCCAACGAGTGCCGCGCCAAGGTGATCGAACTCATCAAGGCCGATCTCGGCCAGATCGATCTGGTGGTCTACTCCCTGGCCTCGCCGGTGCGCAAGATGCCGGATACCGGTGAAGTGGTGCGCTCCGCGTTGAAACCCATCGGCGAGACCTACACCACCACCGCCATCGATACCAACAAGGATCAGATCATCACCGCCACCGTCGAGCCGGCGAACGAGGAAGAGATCCAGAACACCATCACCGTCATGGGCGGTCAGGACTGGGAGCTGTGGATGGCGGCCCTGCGTGATGCGGGCGTGCTGGCCGACGGCGCCAAGTCCGTTGCCTACTCCTACATAGGTACCGATCTGACCTGGCCCATCTACTGGCATGGCACCCTGGGCCGCGCCAAGGAAGATCTGGACCGCGCCGCCACCGCCATCCGTGGCGATCTGGCCGGCAAGGGCGGCACCGCTCACGTGGCCGTGCTCAAATCCGTGGTGACCCAGGCCTCCAGCGCCATTCCGGTGATGCCGCTCTACATCTCCATGGCCTTCAAGATCATGAAGGAGAAGGGCATCCACGAAGGCTGCATGGAGCAGGTCGACCGCATGCTGCGCACCCGCCTCTATGGCGAGGAGCTGGTGCTGGACGAGCAGGCCCGCATCCGCATGGATGACTGGGAGCTGCGTGACGACGTGCAGCAGACCTGCCGCGATCTCTGGCCCTCCATCACCACCGAGAACCTGTCCACGCTTACCGACTACACCGGTTACAAGCAGGAGTTCCTGCGCCTGTTTGGCTTTGGTCTGGACGAGGTGGATTACGATGCGGATGTGAATCCGGACGTGCGCTTCGACGTGGTCGAGCTGTAAGCCGACCCTGGGCCGGGGCGGTTCCCGCTCCCGGCCTGCAAAAAGCCCCTTCTGTCACAGACGGGGCTTTTTTGTTGGTGCGGCCCAGGGATGGGCGCAATAGAAAAGGCTCCCTCGGGAGCCTTTGTTGTGAAGCACGGGGGCTTACTGCTTGTAGCCTCTGAGGAAGCGCGCGAGGCGGCCTATGGCCTCTTCCAGCTCCTCTTCACGGGGCAGGAACACCAGCCGGAAGTGATCCGGCGCCGGCCAGTTGAAGCCGGTGCCTTGCACCAGCAGCAGCTTCTCTTGCTGCAGCAGGTCGAACACCATCTTCTGATCGTCGCGAATGTCGTACACCTTGGGATCCAGGCGCGGGAACATGTAGAGCGCCCCCTTGGGCTTGACGCAGGAGACCCCCGGGATCTCGTTCAGCAGCTCCCAGGCCTTGTCCCGCTGGCGACGCAGCCGGCCGCCCGGCAGGATCAGCTCGTTGATGCTCTGGTAGCCACCGAGCGCGGTCTGGATGGCGTGCTGCATGGGCACGTTGGCACAGAGCCGCATGGAGGCCAGCATCTCCAGCCCCTCGATATAGCCCTTGGCACGGCCCTTGGGCCCGGTGATGACCATCCAGCCCTGGCGGAAGCCACAGGCGCGATAGGCCTTGGAGAGGCCGTTGAAGGTCACCACCATCACATCGTCACACTGGGTACAGACGCTGGTGTGGGAGATGTCGTCATAGAGGATCTTGTCGTAGATCTCGTCGGCGAAGATGATGAGGTTGTGCTGGCGGGCGATCTCGATCAGCTCCAGCTGGAATTCGCTGCCGTAGACGGCGCCAGTCGGGTTGTTCGGGTTGATCAGCACCAGGCCGCGGGTGCGCGGGGTGATGCGGGCCCGGATGTCGTCCAGATCCGGATGCCAGTCGGCCCCTTCATCGCAGCGGTAGTGCACCGCATGACCGCCGGAGAGGGTGACGGCCGCGGTCCACAGCGGATAGTCGGGGGAGGGCACCAGCATCTCGTCGCCGTTGTTGAGCAGCGCCTGCATGGCCATCACGATCAGCTCGCTGGCGCCGTTGCCGATGTAGATGTCATCGATGTCGACCTTGCGCATCCCTTTCTGCTGGTAATACTGCATCACCGCCTTGCGGGCGGAGAACAGCCCCTTGGAGTCGCAATAGCCCTGGCTCTGGGGCATGTTGAGGATCACATCCTTGATGATCTCCTCCGGTGCATCGAAACCGAACGGGGCCGGGTTGCCGATATTGAGCTTGAGGATGCGGTGGCCTTCGTCTTCGAGACGGCGAGCCTCTTTATGCACCGGGCCGCGGATGTCATAGCAGACATCGTCGAGCTTGTGCGACTTGTCGATAGTGAACATGGTGAGCGTGATTCCTTCCCCTGGGGGCGCGTTGGCAGAAAGCGAGTTTTAGTATCTAATTTCTTTGCCCCTATTCTTCACAGAATTGAATGCTAGAACAATCTTATTTCTGGAATAAATCCCTGATTTTTCACCATCAAACAGGGTTACCAATTTGTTGATTTCAGCAGGATCGTTTGTCTGTCTGGCGAGAAACCAGTGAAAGATGAGGAATGCTTTCACCAGGCCGCCCTAGTGTATTGAAATATTCATCCCATCTGGCACGATTGGCTGGATCAGGAAACCGGCATCAGCCCCTGGTCCTGGCCGTCTCGGGACTTCGTCCGACGGGCTTTTTCATCATCTCATCGAGGCATTGCCATGCGCGCACCCGCACCCGGTCGCTACCGTCACTTCAAGGGAGGCCATTATCGGGTTCTCACCCTGGCCACTCATACCGAAACCCAGGAGTCGCTGGTCATCTATCAGTCCGAGCAGGATGGGGCCGTCTATGCCCGCCCCGTCGCCATGTTCATGGAGTGGATCGAGCATCAGGGGGCGGTGGTGAGCCGCTTCACCCCGCTGGACTGAGCCAGTGCGGCGGTGGCCATGATGCAAAAAGGCGCCAGAGAGCGCCTTTTTTATATGCAGATGATGCTGGGATCAGAGGCCCAGATTGGCCTTGGCATAGGCCTCGAAATCGGTGCAGCCACCGATGTGCTGCTCATCCAGGAAGATCTGCGGCACAGTGGTAACGGGCTTGCCCGCCTTGGCGGCCAGATCGTCCTTGGTCAGACCCTCGGCGTTGATGTCCACATAGCGGAACTCGAAATCGTCACGCTCTTCGACCAGCTGCTCGGCGAGCTGCTTGGCACGGACACAATAGGGGCAACCGGGACGACCAAAAATTTCTACAAACATCTTTTTTCTCCGTGATATGAGGCAGGGCACAGCATAGCCCCGCCTCAGGGTCAGTCAAAGTGGAAATTGCCGATACCCATGTTCGGCATCTTCGATAGCCAGCCGCTTGTTGCTTGGCAATCTGGATGGGTTGCTGCTGGCAAGGCTCAGCCCGATTTATTGCTCGGCAATCTGGATGGGTTGCTGCTGGTAGATGCTCTCCAGCACTCCTTTCTCAAATCCGGTCCAGGGCCAGGGTGCCTTGCTGGCACGGTAGCGTTCGTGGGTGGCCGGATCCTGGGACAGACCGCGTTGGAACATGACGAAGGCCTTGCGCTGACCGCTCGCCGTGTCGATGAAACCTGCCAGGTTGGAGGTGCCGGTGATGGTGCCGGTCTTGGCATGCACCTTGTTCTTCATCATGGGGGCGGTGACGCTGCGGCGCCAGGCCAGGGTGCCGTCGACCTGGGCGCTGGGCAGCAACTTGATGAAGTCGAGCTCGGCATCATTCTTCTGGATGAAGTTCAGCACCGACAGCATCTGGCGCGCGCTGATGAGGTTATGAGCGGAGAGGCCCGAGCCGTCGGCCAGGGTGGCGTTGCCGAGATCGATGCCGTTCTTGGTCAGGATGGCGCGTACCGCCATGGTGCCGCTGCGGTAGCTGCCCGGCTTGTTGTAATAGTGGCGACCCACCGTCTTCAGGAAGGTGTCGGCGTAGAGGTTGTCCGATCTCTTCAGCATCTTGCTCAGCATGACGGGCAGGGAGACGGAGTAGTGGGTCGCCAGAGTCTCGGCACCCACCGGTGCCTTGTGGGTGACGCGCAGCAGGCCGTCGTGGCTGATGCCGGCGCGGTTCATGGCCCAGCGGATGTTGTCCCAGCCCCAGGCTTCCACGTCGTGGATGGCAAAGCGTAGGCCCTGCGGCTCCTTGCTCGGGCTGATGCAGCCTTTGAGCTCATAGAAGTTGCCCTTGGCCATGTCCACTTCCAGGGCGCAGAACTGGCGCGCCATGTCGCCATAGCTCATCACCTCCACGTTGTCGGCTCCTATGCCGATGGGCACGCCGGTGGCCACGTTGCCGATGGCCGGCTTGCCAATCTGGGTGGCGGTGATGGTGCCGTAGGCGCAGTTCTTGTCGATGATGACGGAGGAGACAGGCGCCGCGAAGCAGAGGGTCTGATCCCCCCATGACCAGCCGTTGCCGCGCTCGTAGCCGTTGTAGGCACCGGTGTTGACGTAGACATTGCCCTGGATGCGGGTGACCCCGAGCTGCTTGAACAGGGCCACCAGATCCATCCGTGACAGGGTGGGATCGCCGACGAAGTTGATCCAGATATCGCCATTGATGACGTCCCCTTGCTTGGCGCCGGGCTGGGCCTGCACGTCGGTGGCGAAGCGGAAGTCGGCACCGAGTTCGAGGCGGGCGGCCAGGGCGGTGAGCACCTTCATGGTGGAGGCGGGCGCTATCATGTCGTCGGCGTGACGGGCGAATTCAACCCCGCCGTTGCCTTGTACTATGATGGCGTACTGGCCCCCCTTGGGCGGGGTCAGCGGGGTGGCGTGGGCCACCATGGAAAACAGAGCACAAAAACCAATCAACAGCCGCTGCATAAGATCCTCTAACTTGACGAAGGGGTCGGCAGTGCGATGCCAACCCTGATAACCAACCATTTACTCTCTCACCCGCTCGCCTGGAGCAGGCACTCACTAAGGTGTCCGCGGTACGACATCGATCCTGGTAGCCAATGACTCGCTCTCACAGCTGCCAGCAAGAAGCGGGCGCTAACTCAGGGTGTCCGCGGTACGGTATCGACCCTGATAATCAAAAATTTTCTCTTTCACCTGCCAGAAGCGCCCGGACTTGCGCGCGATGACAAAATCCGGATGACGAAACTGGGTGCCGGCCGCCAGCACGCTGTCCAGGGTGGTGAATTCGGGCTCCAGGCCTGGGGCGGGCCAATGATGACGCACAAAGTGCTGTTGAAACAAGCGCCGTGCGGCCAGGGAGTGAAAGCCGAAGTATTCGGTCAGGGTCAGGCCGTCCTCATCGTGGTAGGTGACCTCCAGCCGCTCCCCCTGTTTGCCCCGGCCAGCCGCGAGCGCGAGGCCGGCGCAGCGGATCACCATGCAATCCTTGAGATTGAGCGCCTCCTTGAGCTTGTCGTCCGGATCTACCAGCAACTGATCGCAGCTCTGGCAACGGCGGGCGGCGATGTCGTTCTCCGCGCCGCAGGCGGGACAAATCTTGGCGCGAAAGCGGTAGTCGCACTCCTCCCGGTTGCCCTCGTCATCCTCGAACAGCCCCTGACAGCGGCGGCCGTAGTGTTCGATCACCTTGCCATCCTCGTCGGTCTTGCCCCAGAAGGTGTTGGCAAAGCCGCAGGCGGGGCAGGGTACCTGCACCGGCTCGGTGCCGGCATGGGGCCTGGGCTCACCCACTTCGGGGGCGAACAGGTTGAAGTTGTTGCCGGCGTAGTCGAGCACCAGGCAATCGGCCTTGCCCGGCGACAGGCGCAAGCCCCGGCCGACGATCTGCTGATAGAGCGACACCGATTCGGTGGGGCGCAGCATCACGATGAGATCGACATGGGGGGCATCGAAGCCGGTGGTGAGCACCGCCACGTTGACCAGAAACTTGATCTCCCGCGCCTTGAAGGCGTGGATGAGGGCATCCCGCTCCGGGCCCGGGGTCTCGCCGGTGACGAGGGCCGCCGTCTGGGATTTGGCGAGCAGCAGCCCCTGAATTTCCCGGGCGTGCTCGACGGTGGCGGCGAAGATCATCACCCCCTGCCGATCGGCGGCGTATTCCAGCACCTGGCTCAGGATATGGGGGGTGACCCGCTGCTGGCGTTTGAGCTCGCCATTGAGATCCGCCTCGCTGAACAGGCCGTTCTCCCGTGGCACCAGCTTGCTGAAGTCGTAGTGGACTATGGGGGCATCGACCAGCCGGGGCGGGGTCAGGTAGCCATTCTTCACCATGTAGCGCAGCGGCAGCTCGAACACGCAGTCACCAAACAGCCGTTCGCCGTGGCTCTTCACCATGCCGTGATAGTGGCGCCGGTAGATCCAGCCCAGCCCCAACCGGTAGGGGGTGGCGGTGAGGCCGAGGATCTTGAGGGCCGGGTTGGTGGCTCTGAGATGGCCGATCACCTGATGGTACTGGCTGTCATCATCGAGCGAGACCCGGTGGCACTCGTCGATGATGAGCAACGAAAAGGCGCCATCGAAGGCAGCCAGGTTGCGGGCCACCGACTGCACCGAGCCGAACACCACCTGGGCGCTGGCCTGCTTGCGATCCAGCCCGGCGGCGAAGATGTCGGCACGCAGATCCCAGGCCTCGTACTTGGCGTGGTTCTGCTCCACCAGCTCCTTGACGTGGGCCAGCACCAGCACCCGGCCACGGGCCTTGCGGGCCAGCTCGGCGATCACCAGGCTCTTGCCGGCGCCGGTTGGCAATACCACCACGGCGGGATCCGGACGTTGACGAAAGTGCTGGATGACGGCGTTGACTGCGTCTGTCTGATAGGGTCTGAGAACGAACATGAGGAGACTGGTCGGTGCGAGATGGCGCCATTATAGGGATCTTGCCGCCAAAATGCAGCGGGCAGGCGTGAGAGGGCAGAAGTGATATGGGGCAAGGTGGTGACGGGCGTCTCGCCGCCAAAGGAAGCGGGCCAGAATGATTCTGGCCCGCCGAGAGAGTGCAATCTTGCTTAGTGGAAGGGGAACAGGTAGTTGAGCCAGCTACCCATGCGCAGCAGAATCTTACGCATGATGGCCACATGGTGGAAATAATCGGTGTAGATAGCCGCCTGGCCACTCGAGCCCGCGATCACCTGATACTTGGACCACTCGGGGTCGGTGATCTTGATGAGGACAGGCAGACGGCCCGGCACCTGGGCTGAGGTCTGATCCAGCAAGCCTATGTTGGCCTGCACGTTACCCGAGGCGATGGCGGGGATCACGGCTTGTACCTCACCCTTGAAAATCTTGCCTGGGATACCGTCGATCACCACCTCGGCTTCATCGCCGACCGCCAGTCGCTGCATGCTGTTCTGCCAGAACCAGCCGACATAAGAGGTATCGTCCTCGTGGATGAAGGTCATCACAGGGCGATACATGTAGGGGGTCGCTATCATGCCGGGGCGCAGCGCCAGCTGGACGACGTGGCCATCGCTCGGGGCATAGACCACGGTCTGCTCCAGCGCGTACTTGGCCTCGTTGAGCTGTGCCTGCAGATCATTGATGGTCGCTTTTTGCTGATCCAGCTGGGCGACGATGTCGTCCACGTTGGCCTGGGTGACGTCGAGGTCACGCTGCTTGCCGATGCCGCGGCGTACCAGCTCCAGGGCACGATCGCGATCCAGGCTGGCTGAACGGAGTCTGGCACCGAGTGCCTTGAGGAAATCCTGATTGGAGTCGAGCCGCGCCGTCAGGCTGGCGACCTTCTGCTCGAAGGGTTCTGACTCGATGCGAAACAGCACATCTCCCTTTTTGACTTTCTGGTTGGGCTTGACATCAACTTCGCTGACGCGGCCCTTCACCAGAGGCACTATGGGGGTGGAGACGTAGTAGTTGCGCGACATTTCAGAATAGGGATGGTTGTAGTTCATCAGTACGATGAGCGCCCCTATGATGAAGACGCCACCGAGCACGGCCGTCGGCACTGTCCACTTGTTGAGCGGGATCTTGAAGATCTTGAAAATCCCTACACAGATGGCGGTATAGGTAAGAATGAGTAGCAAGTCCATGAAATATTACCTACTTTTCGGTCTGTTCGAGCGTTGCCATACGGGCTTGCAATGCGGCAAGTTCTTGCTTGAGTGTGGAGATCTCATTCTCGTCTTTTTCCAGACGCTGATTGAAACCCCAACCCCGATCGGGACGATAAATCGTGGCCCAGATCCAGAGGAAGGGCCAGAGCACATGCAGGGTGAACAGGCTAACCCAGCCCGCCACATGAATGGCGTCCTGATGGGGATGATTGCGGTGTTTGGCAATTTCATACGGGATATCGTGAATGACGATAACGCCGTAGAACATGACCAGAACGACAAACACCAATATCCCGAGGGCAACGTAGGTAAGTATGTAATCAGGTATCATTAATGTCTCCAATCGAGGCTGCAAGGTCACACACTGACTTGCACCCATAGTTTCTGGTGCATGATGACAGCATATTACGTCAGCGCAAGACTGCAATCAGAGTGTTGACATTCCGGTACAGCCTCGGTTCATTGGCTGGTCATAAACCGCGCACGATGAATTTCTTTCTGTAAAATCAAAGGGGAAAAGGGATTCGGATGTCACAGCTCAAGGAGATGAGTTAGCGATGAAAAGACCATGCTGGATGAGTCTGTTATGGGGAGGGCTGCTGCTGGTCAGCCTGTTGTCGGCAAGGATCGGCTGGGCGGCAGAGCCCAGGATGGCGCCCACCGAGCAGGAGCGGTCACAGACCCTGATCCTGCTCCATGAGCCCATCGTCATGTTGCAGACCAAGTATGGCAGCCTGGATGGGGCGGCCAGGGTGCGGCTGGTCCATGAACGGCTCCAGGCCATGGCGCCCGGCGACTTGAACTCGCCCGTCACCCTGGCCAAGGGGACTCGGGTCGGCCAGGATAGCCGGGAGTTCATGGTGAACGGCAAGCGCATTCTGGTGCTGCTGGCCGGCGATCTGGACGAATTCGATGAGTTGACGCTGGATCAGGCGGCCGAGCGGGTCCGGCTGCGCCTGGATGAGGTCCGCATCAAGTATCTTGAGCTGCATTCAGCCCCCTATCTGCTCAAGGCCGTCGGCAAGACCCTGCTGGCCAGTGCCCTCTTCTTTGGCCTGGTCTGGCTGCTGCAAAAGGGGCTGCGGCTGGTCAAGAAGTGGCTCGCCAACCGCCTGCTGTTGCAGAGGGGGTTGATCCCCCATCAGTGGCGCCAGGTGGCGGGCAATGTCGAGGCTCGCCTGCTGAGTCTGCTGACGCTGCTGCTGATCTTCGCACTCACCTATGGCTGGCTCACCTATGTGCTGGGGCTCTTTCCGCAAACGCGGGCCTGGAGCGAGCGGCTGGGAGACTCCTTGTTCACCCTGTGCGGCGACATGCTGGAGGGGATGATCGCGGCCATGCCGGGGCTGGTGACGGTGCTGCTGATCATCGTCATCACCCGCTTCTTCATCCGGATGTTGGCCATAGTGTTCGATCGCATCGAGCGCGGCCAGTTCCGGGTGCAGGGCCTGCACGCCGAGACCATAGGCGCCACCCGGCGGTTGCTCTCGGTGGTGATCTGGCTGTTCGCCCTGACGGTGGCCTATCCCTACCTGCCCGGCGCCAATTCCGACGCCTTCAAGGGGATCAGCGTCTTCTTCGGGCTGATGGTGACCCTGGGCTCGGCCGGGATCATGAACCATGCCATGAGCGGTCTGGTGCTCATCTACTCCCGCGCCCTGCGGCCCGGCGATCTGGTTCAGATCGGCGAGGTGGAGGGGATGGTGACCGAGCTCAACGCCCTCTCGACCAAGCTGGTGACGCGCCAGGATCACGAGGTGACCCTGCCCAATGCCGTGGTGGTCGGCGGCAGGGTGACCAATCTCACGCGGCTGGCGGGGGACAAGGGGGTCGCCCTGCTGACCAAGGTGACCATCGGCTACGACACCCCCTGGCGTCAGGTGCACGCCATGCTGGAGCTGGCGGCGCGGCGCTGTCAGCAGCTCAACCAGGCCGAGCCACCGCTGGTGCGCCAGCTCAACCTGCAGGACTGGTATGTGGAGTACGAGCTGCAGGTGCGCATGAAGGACGGCTTGTTGCCCGCGGTAGCCAAGACGGAGCTGCATGGCCACATCCAGGATGTGTTCAACGAGTTCGGGGTGCAGATCATGTCCCCCAACTTCATCGCCCAGCCGGAGCAGGCGGTGCTGGTGGCCAGAGAGCACTGGTATCAGGCCCCGGCCGAGGCGCCCGCGGAGGAGAGTCCGGCGGCCAGACAGGGGTGAACGCAGAGGGAAAACGAGAAGGCCCGGCAGCGATGCCGGGCCTTCATATTTGGGTGCGATACGCGGGTTAGTTCTCCTTCACCGCGCTCAGCCGGGATGGCCTGAACCTGATCAGGAAGGCCAGGGTGATGACGGCGGTACACACCAGGCCGATGATGGTGGAGATGTCCATCGCCAGACCAAAGCCGATGGGCGCGTTGGCCAGGTAGGTAAACACCACGGCGGTCATAAACATGGCGGGGATGGTGCAGACCCAGTGCAGCTTGCCTTCCTTGATGAGGTAGGCGGCGGCGGCCCACAGCATGATGACGGCGGTGGTCTGGTTGGCCCAGCCGAAGTAGCGCCAGATCACCCCGAACTCCGCCTTGGAGATGATGAAGCCGAGGATGAACATGGGGACGGCGATCAGCAGTCGCTTGGCCATGGGCTTCTGGGTCAGCTTCAGGAAGTCCGCCACTATGAGGCGGGCACTGCGAAACGCGGTGTCACCGGAGGTGATGGGCAGGATCACCACGCCGAGGATGGCCAGGATGCCGCCGACCGTGCCGAGCAGGCTGGTGGAGACTTCGTGCACCACGGCCGCCGGGCCGCCGCTCGCCAGGGTGGCGTTGAGCGCTTCGGTGCTGTCGTAGAAGGAGAGACCCAGGGTACACCAGATGAGGGCGATGATCCCTTCACCTATCATGGCGCCGTAGAAGATGAAGCGGCCGGACTTCTCATTCTGCATGCAGCGCGCCATCAGCGGGGACTGGGTGGCATGGAAGCCGGAGACGGCGCCACAGGCGATGGTGATGAACAGCAGCGGCCACAGCGGCAGCTCGGTCGGGTGCAGGTTGGAGAAGTCCATCCCGGTGTTGTAGAAGCCTTTGCCGGAGACGATGAGGCCGATGATGAGACCGACCGACATGAACACCAGCAGGGCGCCGAAGATGGGGTAGAAGCGACCGATGATCTTGTCGATGGGGACTATGGTGGCGAGGATGTAGTAGGCAAAGATCGCCACTATCCAGTAGACCAGATCGGTGGAGGTGAGGTTCGCCAGCAGGCCCGCCGGGCTCAGCACGAACACCACGCCCACCAGCATCAGCAGCACCACGGCAAACAGGTTCATGAAGTGCTTGGCGGTGGTGCCCAGGTGCTCACCGACCACTGTTGGTACCGAGGCGCCCTTGGCGCGCACCGACAGCATGCCGGAGAAGTAGTCGTGGACCGCGCCGGCGAAGATGCAGCCAAACACTATCCAGAGCATGGCGACCGGGCCGTACAGGGCGCCCAGGATGGGGCCGAAGATGGGGCCGACCCCGGCGATGTTGAGCAGTTGAACCAGGTAGACCTTCTTGTCCGACATGGGCACATAGTCCACGCCGTCGGCCATGGTGATGGCAGGGGTGGCGAGCTCGGGTTGCGGGCCAAATATCCGCTCGATGAACTTGCCATAGAAGAAATAGCCAGCCACTAGCAGGCCGACGCAGAGGAAGAACCAGATCATTGTTACGCTCCAGCATTGTTATTTTATGGTGTGCGCGGTCAGTCTAAGTGGGCTCTTCTGTTAACGGCAGGTAAAGGTGGTGAGCGGCGGCATGGCGACCCGAGCGGTTGCCGACTGTGAGCCGGCGCACACTCAGGCCAGGTCACTCCAGGCCTAACTCATCCCTCAGCTCCTTGAGGTAGCGACGGCTGACCGGCACCCTGGCCCCGCTTTGGGTGACGATCTGGGCCAGCTGATTCTCCAGCAACTGGATCTCGAAGATAGCGTGTGGGGCCACCAGATATTGGCGGTGGCAGCGCAGCAGCGGGGTCTTCTCCTCCAGCGACTTGAGCGTGAGTTGGGTGTGAAACAGCTCACCCTGGCAGGCGACGTGCACCCCGCCGAGATCCGAGAAGGCATACTCCACCTGCTCTATGGGCAGCAGCCGCACCCGGTTGTGCAGGTAGCCGGGAATGTGGCGAATGGCGGGCGCCAGCGAGGTGATGGACTGGGGGGTGAGATCCTGCTTGAGGCGCGCCAGCGTCTTGGCCAGCCGGACGGGCTCGACCGGCTTGAGCAGGTAGTCGAAGGCGTTCTCCTCGAAGGCCTGGATGGCGTAGTCATCAAACGCCGTGACGAACACGATGCGGGGCAGGGGATCGAGCATGGCCACCAGCTCCATGCCGCTGAGCTTGGGCATCTGGATATCGAGAAACACCACGTCCGGCTTGAGTCGCTGGATGAGCGGCAGCGCCTCAAGGGCGTTGGCGGCCGCGCCGAGGATCTCGATATCGGGGTCACTGCCGAGCAGCTCGGCCAGCTCTTCGCGGGCATAGGGCTCGTCATCGACGATCAGGATGCGGATCATGTTATCTCCTTGGAAGGGGGCCGGGGCGCCTTGGGGATGCTGAAGGAGACCCGGGTCCATTGCTCCGGCTCGCACTGGACGCTGAGGCCGAAGCGATCGCCGAAGGCACTCTTGAGTCGGCGGTCCACTATGTTCATGCCGAGCCCGTCCCCCGTCAGATCCCCCTGCCATGCGCCGGCGTTGTCCTCGACGCAGAGCCTGACCAGCTCGGGGGTCTCCTCCGCGTAGAGGCGGATGCGGCCATGTTCCAGCAGGGTGGAGATGCCGTGCTTGATGGCATTCTCGATGAGGGGCTGCAGGGTGAAGCTCGGCAACTGCAGCTGGCCCA encodes the following:
- a CDS encoding HlyD family secretion protein — translated: MDLLLILTYTAICVGIFKIFKIPLNKWTVPTAVLGGVFIIGALIVLMNYNHPYSEMSRNYYVSTPIVPLVKGRVSEVDVKPNQKVKKGDVLFRIESEPFEQKVASLTARLDSNQDFLKALGARLRSASLDRDRALELVRRGIGKQRDLDVTQANVDDIVAQLDQQKATINDLQAQLNEAKYALEQTVVYAPSDGHVVQLALRPGMIATPYMYRPVMTFIHEDDTSYVGWFWQNSMQRLAVGDEAEVVIDGIPGKIFKGEVQAVIPAIASGNVQANIGLLDQTSAQVPGRLPVLIKITDPEWSKYQVIAGSSGQAAIYTDYFHHVAIMRKILLRMGSWLNYLFPFH
- a CDS encoding DUF3302 domain-containing protein, which codes for MIPDYILTYVALGILVFVVLVMFYGVIVIHDIPYEIAKHRNHPHQDAIHVAGWVSLFTLHVLWPFLWIWATIYRPDRGWGFNQRLEKDENEISTLKQELAALQARMATLEQTEK
- a CDS encoding mechanosensitive ion channel family protein — protein: MSLLWGGLLLVSLLSARIGWAAEPRMAPTEQERSQTLILLHEPIVMLQTKYGSLDGAARVRLVHERLQAMAPGDLNSPVTLAKGTRVGQDSREFMVNGKRILVLLAGDLDEFDELTLDQAAERVRLRLDEVRIKYLELHSAPYLLKAVGKTLLASALFFGLVWLLQKGLRLVKKWLANRLLLQRGLIPHQWRQVAGNVEARLLSLLTLLLIFALTYGWLTYVLGLFPQTRAWSERLGDSLFTLCGDMLEGMIAAMPGLVTVLLIIVITRFFIRMLAIVFDRIERGQFRVQGLHAETIGATRRLLSVVIWLFALTVAYPYLPGANSDAFKGISVFFGLMVTLGSAGIMNHAMSGLVLIYSRALRPGDLVQIGEVEGMVTELNALSTKLVTRQDHEVTLPNAVVVGGRVTNLTRLAGDKGVALLTKVTIGYDTPWRQVHAMLELAARRCQQLNQAEPPLVRQLNLQDWYVEYELQVRMKDGLLPAVAKTELHGHIQDVFNEFGVQIMSPNFIAQPEQAVLVAREHWYQAPAEAPAEESPAARQG
- a CDS encoding carbon starvation CstA family protein; this encodes MIWFFLCVGLLVAGYFFYGKFIERIFGPQPELATPAITMADGVDYVPMSDKKVYLVQLLNIAGVGPIFGPILGALYGPVAMLWIVFGCIFAGAVHDYFSGMLSVRAKGASVPTVVGEHLGTTAKHFMNLFAVVLLMLVGVVFVLSPAGLLANLTSTDLVYWIVAIFAYYILATIVPIDKIIGRFYPIFGALLVFMSVGLIIGLIVSGKGFYNTGMDFSNLHPTELPLWPLLFITIACGAVSGFHATQSPLMARCMQNEKSGRFIFYGAMIGEGIIALIWCTLGLSFYDSTEALNATLASGGPAAVVHEVSTSLLGTVGGILAILGVVILPITSGDTAFRSARLIVADFLKLTQKPMAKRLLIAVPMFILGFIISKAEFGVIWRYFGWANQTTAVIMLWAAAAYLIKEGKLHWVCTIPAMFMTAVVFTYLANAPIGFGLAMDISTIIGLVCTAVITLAFLIRFRPSRLSAVKEN
- the btsR gene encoding two-component system response regulator BtsR; this encodes MIRILIVDDEPYAREELAELLGSDPDIEILGAAANALEALPLIQRLKPDVVFLDIQMPKLSGMELVAMLDPLPRIVFVTAFDDYAIQAFEENAFDYLLKPVEPVRLAKTLARLKQDLTPQSITSLAPAIRHIPGYLHNRVRLLPIEQVEYAFSDLGGVHVACQGELFHTQLTLKSLEEKTPLLRCHRQYLVAPHAIFEIQLLENQLAQIVTQSGARVPVSRRYLKELRDELGLE